In the Candidatus Ozemobacteraceae bacterium genome, one interval contains:
- a CDS encoding cob(I)yrinic acid a,c-diamide adenosyltransferase: MIQAYIGDGKGKSTAALGLLIRALGAGMRVGIIYFDKGNKTYSHHELNVLERLGVRHWVTGLERMQPDGRFRFGTTEEDRREAGRGLAIVRSAIASGEFDLLVLDEIITAASFGLITPEELTALISDRKASGGSLELVLTGRCANEEMLAGVDLISRVTKVRHYFDSGTKARPGIEY; this comes from the coding sequence ATGATTCAGGCATACATCGGTGATGGGAAGGGGAAGTCGACGGCCGCGCTCGGGCTGCTGATACGAGCGCTCGGCGCGGGGATGCGGGTCGGCATCATCTATTTCGACAAGGGGAACAAGACGTATTCGCACCACGAGTTGAACGTGCTGGAACGGCTCGGCGTGCGCCATTGGGTGACCGGGCTCGAGCGGATGCAGCCGGACGGGCGATTCCGTTTCGGAACCACCGAGGAAGACAGGAGGGAAGCCGGGCGGGGTCTCGCGATCGTCCGGTCCGCGATCGCGTCGGGAGAATTCGATCTCCTGGTGCTCGACGAGATCATCACGGCGGCGAGCTTCGGCCTGATCACGCCCGAGGAGTTGACGGCCCTGATTTCCGATCGGAAGGCGTCGGGCGGAAGCCTGGAGCTGGTTCTCACAGGGCGGTGCGCGAACGAGGAGATGCTTGCCGGCGTCGACCTGATCTCTCGCGTCACGAAGGTGAGGCACTACTTCGACAGCGGAACGAAGGCCCGCCCCGGCATCGAATACTGA
- a CDS encoding glucose-1-phosphate thymidylyltransferase translates to MLTFSDFFKHLEGFPCPELFEQHIRGFEDLTYVWDILKRIQQGFVGKMVEPQILGIVEDGAWLKGEDIFIGRNTKVQAGAMIIGPAIIGNNVEIRHGAYIRGHVIIGDNAVVGHASELGRSILLPDAKAPHFNYVGDSILGSHVNLGAGTKLSNLKNDGTEVKVMAAGTGYKTGMRKFGAILGDGCMLGCNSVTNPGTVMAPGCRVYPNATVSGYTAPSTIVKLRQTLATSRAS, encoded by the coding sequence ATGCTCACGTTTTCCGACTTTTTCAAGCACCTGGAAGGGTTTCCCTGCCCCGAACTGTTCGAACAACACATCCGCGGGTTCGAAGACCTCACCTACGTCTGGGACATCCTGAAACGCATCCAGCAGGGATTCGTCGGAAAAATGGTCGAGCCGCAGATCCTGGGTATCGTCGAGGACGGTGCCTGGCTGAAGGGCGAGGATATCTTCATCGGCCGGAACACGAAAGTCCAGGCCGGCGCCATGATCATCGGCCCCGCCATCATCGGCAACAACGTCGAGATCCGTCACGGCGCGTATATCCGCGGCCATGTGATCATCGGCGACAATGCCGTCGTCGGCCATGCATCCGAACTGGGGAGGTCGATACTGTTGCCCGACGCCAAGGCGCCGCATTTCAACTACGTCGGCGACTCGATTCTCGGAAGCCACGTGAACCTCGGGGCCGGCACCAAGCTGTCGAATCTCAAGAACGACGGCACCGAGGTGAAGGTCATGGCCGCGGGCACCGGCTACAAGACCGGCATGCGGAAGTTCGGGGCCATCCTCGGCGACGGTTGCATGCTGGGCTGCAACAGCGTCACCAATCCCGGCACCGTCATGGCGCCCGGCTGCCGCGTCTATCCGAACGCGACAGTCTCCGGCTATACGGCGCCCTCCACCATCGTGAAGCTCCGCCAGACTCTGGCCACCTCGAGAGCCTCCTGA
- a CDS encoding TPM domain-containing protein, protein MSANTPHPSADQPCDFFSEEETKQLIRAIQAAELRTSGEIRIHIESVCDDPVERAKQVFDELGMNDTEERNGVLFYLATDSRLFAVLGDAGIDERVDAGFWEGVRDAALDRFRKGEFLAGLIDGVRIAGESLAKHFPRRSDDVNELPDEISFGR, encoded by the coding sequence ATGAGCGCGAACACGCCGCACCCCTCCGCCGATCAGCCCTGCGACTTTTTCTCCGAGGAAGAGACGAAACAACTGATCAGGGCGATCCAAGCCGCAGAACTGCGCACCTCCGGCGAGATCCGCATCCATATCGAAAGCGTCTGCGACGACCCCGTCGAGCGGGCGAAGCAGGTGTTCGACGAACTCGGCATGAACGACACCGAAGAACGAAACGGCGTCCTCTTCTATCTTGCGACGGACAGCCGACTCTTCGCCGTCCTCGGCGATGCGGGAATCGACGAGCGCGTCGACGCCGGCTTCTGGGAAGGAGTCCGCGACGCGGCCCTCGACCGCTTCCGCAAAGGCGAGTTTCTTGCGGGGCTGATCGACGGCGTACGCATCGCCGGCGAGTCGCTTGCGAAACACTTTCCGCGAAGATCCGACGACGTGAACGAACTGCCGGACGAGATCAGCTTCGGCAGATAG